The following are from one region of the Fibrobacter sp. UWR3 genome:
- the smc gene encoding chromosome segregation protein SMC, with amino-acid sequence MQITKLKIFGFKSFAQRTEINFPTKGLTAVVGPNGCGKSNITDAIRWVLGEQKAALLRMSKMQDVIFSGTEERAAMSLAEVSIVIDNSDGTLASEYSEVIVTRRVHRDGSGEYLINNQECRLRDVHALLFDSGLGSSTYSQMNADMIKAVLSDKADDRRVLFEEAAGVSKYRQQRKEAVRQMERVQMDMARVEDNLRATRRSVRQYETQAEKVDEYKKLTKRLRELDLSVSIDKFEDHKEGLNTLDTSSRRMEHEVETAKTRATELQTKIEEKKLDISEDENAYRELEREVQAATIELNNLNNDIVRLKDSISATEAASAKAQDEIERSEQKVGELTAEKERLEKENEALGNDSEMDEMSAILERERETLQVMRDKLDDLRTRSRELSNERLQAANALNALRSRFERADAETDMLQSNLDGWNSELETLRTQRDDALRAVEDIQQGMDTARTEIENFEEQKSVREERIESLRSEQSELTARIAELRNEEARLQSRIDVLESVASEGSDASRWLAENKANLTQGLLSERISAAPEYAHLVETALGDILDSVIVDNAGSLGEIVASLKNENVGQALMALTAKPRPAFAGNIEGNGVIGPMANFVTADEPTLAWLRGILSRYILVESLDAALELAERYGNDDLCFVSPDATVRTAGLVSTGTPTAGTLSRKNEIESAQQALAGVQGELSQKLSDEERVQDTLAEETQMLESLVDDIREKQNSLHGGDAAIAIQKNTVASCESRMATLDANCNSARARIEEAAQRKNSDAELAEAAQAAERAEGEYDRVNDELGEQEQLFRDKDEEVRELERSVLDKNAKLAQNTSRLKDIADQMDFLGNTIVNRKDEIAKNAEAMDKLRSDSEGIADQVQAKDSALREIESRRDLAREKYELVSGDIDEWQKEVNSLRDDMIEKMHDLNDIVRRREALQANVDRLKERILTDWEVNLEEPGDIERVEYSQPEADREIRELRVKIKELGPINVNVMEDYEDEKKRLEEVEKQFDDLDRARASLDRTITKLDDIARKRYLETFERIQKNFQFVFSKLFLNGETKMSLVEKLDENGKPLDILDADIEINVRPTGKKMRGIKALSGGEHALTATALLFAIYMEKPSPYCVLDEVDGPLDDANVGRFMALLREFSKQTLFIVVTHNKRTMAEADMLYGVTQEIKGISRIASVQLADATKFAI; translated from the coding sequence GTGCAGATTACAAAGTTAAAGATTTTCGGATTCAAGTCCTTTGCGCAAAGGACAGAAATCAATTTCCCCACGAAGGGTCTTACCGCCGTGGTGGGCCCGAACGGGTGCGGAAAGTCGAACATTACCGACGCTATCCGCTGGGTGCTTGGCGAGCAGAAGGCCGCCCTCCTGCGCATGAGCAAGATGCAGGACGTGATTTTCAGCGGTACCGAGGAACGTGCCGCCATGAGCCTTGCCGAGGTTTCCATCGTTATCGATAACAGCGATGGCACGCTTGCCTCTGAATACTCTGAAGTGATTGTTACCCGTCGCGTCCATCGCGACGGCTCGGGCGAATATCTGATAAATAACCAGGAATGCAGGTTGCGCGACGTGCATGCCCTGCTCTTTGACTCGGGCCTGGGTTCCAGTACGTATTCGCAGATGAACGCCGACATGATCAAGGCGGTGTTGAGCGACAAGGCGGATGACCGCCGTGTATTGTTTGAAGAGGCTGCCGGCGTGAGCAAGTACCGCCAGCAGCGCAAGGAAGCCGTACGCCAGATGGAACGCGTGCAGATGGACATGGCCCGCGTGGAGGACAACCTGCGTGCGACCCGCCGTTCCGTACGCCAGTACGAGACCCAGGCGGAGAAGGTCGATGAATACAAGAAACTGACGAAGCGCCTGCGCGAACTGGACCTTTCCGTGAGTATCGACAAGTTCGAGGACCACAAGGAAGGGCTCAATACGCTCGATACGTCGTCCCGCCGCATGGAGCACGAGGTCGAGACCGCAAAGACGCGTGCGACCGAACTGCAGACCAAGATTGAGGAAAAGAAGCTCGATATCAGCGAGGACGAAAACGCCTATCGTGAACTGGAACGCGAAGTCCAGGCGGCGACCATCGAACTCAACAACCTGAACAACGACATCGTTCGCCTGAAGGATTCTATTTCTGCGACCGAGGCCGCAAGCGCGAAGGCCCAGGACGAGATTGAACGCAGCGAGCAGAAGGTGGGCGAGCTTACTGCCGAGAAGGAACGCCTCGAGAAGGAAAACGAGGCGCTCGGTAACGATTCCGAGATGGACGAGATGAGTGCCATCCTGGAACGCGAACGCGAAACCCTGCAGGTAATGCGCGACAAGCTCGATGACCTGCGCACCCGGTCGAGGGAACTCTCGAACGAGCGTCTGCAGGCTGCGAATGCGCTGAACGCGCTCCGTTCCCGCTTTGAACGTGCCGATGCAGAAACGGATATGCTCCAGTCGAACCTTGACGGCTGGAATAGCGAACTGGAAACACTCCGTACGCAGCGCGATGATGCCCTGCGAGCCGTGGAAGATATCCAGCAGGGCATGGATACGGCCCGCACCGAAATTGAAAATTTCGAGGAGCAGAAATCCGTTCGCGAGGAACGCATTGAATCGCTTCGGTCGGAACAGTCCGAACTTACTGCCCGCATTGCGGAACTGAGGAACGAGGAGGCTCGCCTGCAGTCCCGTATCGACGTGCTCGAGAGCGTTGCTAGCGAGGGCTCCGATGCGAGCCGCTGGCTTGCCGAAAACAAGGCGAACCTCACGCAGGGCCTGCTTTCCGAACGCATTAGCGCCGCACCTGAATATGCCCACCTGGTAGAAACCGCGCTGGGCGATATCCTAGATTCCGTGATTGTCGACAATGCGGGTAGCCTGGGCGAGATTGTCGCCTCCCTCAAGAACGAGAACGTGGGCCAGGCTCTGATGGCGCTCACGGCTAAGCCGCGCCCTGCCTTTGCGGGCAACATCGAGGGTAACGGCGTGATTGGCCCGATGGCGAATTTCGTGACGGCGGATGAACCCACGTTGGCATGGCTCCGCGGGATTCTTTCGCGCTACATCCTGGTGGAATCGCTCGATGCGGCGCTGGAACTTGCCGAACGTTACGGTAACGATGACCTCTGTTTTGTGTCCCCGGATGCGACAGTTCGCACGGCGGGGCTCGTTTCTACGGGAACGCCGACCGCGGGTACATTGAGCCGCAAGAACGAGATTGAAAGTGCCCAGCAGGCGCTTGCCGGCGTGCAGGGCGAACTCTCGCAGAAACTTTCTGACGAGGAGCGGGTACAGGATACCCTCGCCGAGGAAACCCAGATGCTCGAATCGCTGGTGGATGACATCCGCGAGAAGCAGAACTCGCTCCACGGGGGCGATGCCGCCATTGCAATCCAGAAGAATACGGTTGCCTCTTGCGAATCCCGCATGGCGACGCTCGATGCCAACTGCAACAGCGCCCGTGCCCGTATTGAAGAAGCCGCACAGCGCAAGAATTCCGATGCGGAACTTGCCGAGGCCGCGCAGGCTGCGGAACGTGCCGAAGGCGAGTACGACCGCGTGAACGATGAACTCGGCGAGCAGGAACAGTTGTTCCGCGACAAGGACGAGGAAGTTCGCGAACTTGAAAGGAGCGTCCTCGACAAGAATGCGAAACTCGCGCAGAACACGAGCCGCCTCAAGGACATTGCCGACCAGATGGACTTCCTCGGGAATACGATTGTCAACCGCAAGGACGAAATCGCGAAGAATGCGGAAGCGATGGACAAGCTCCGTAGCGATTCCGAAGGGATTGCCGACCAGGTTCAGGCGAAGGATTCCGCCCTGCGTGAAATCGAGAGCAGGCGAGACCTTGCCCGCGAAAAGTACGAGCTTGTTTCGGGCGATATCGATGAATGGCAGAAGGAGGTCAACAGCCTCCGTGACGACATGATCGAGAAGATGCACGACCTGAACGATATCGTGCGTCGTCGCGAGGCCCTGCAGGCGAATGTCGACAGGCTCAAGGAACGCATCCTTACCGACTGGGAAGTGAACCTGGAAGAACCCGGCGATATTGAACGTGTGGAATACTCCCAGCCCGAAGCGGACCGCGAAATCCGTGAATTGCGCGTGAAAATCAAGGAACTTGGCCCCATCAACGTGAACGTGATGGAAGATTACGAGGACGAGAAAAAGCGCCTGGAAGAAGTCGAGAAGCAGTTCGACGACCTGGACCGCGCCCGCGCATCGCTTGACCGCACCATCACCAAGCTTGACGATATTGCCCGCAAGCGTTACCTCGAGACGTTCGAGCGCATCCAGAAGAATTTCCAGTTCGTGTTCAGCAAGCTGTTCCTGAATGGTGAAACCAAGATGAGCCTCGTGGAAAAGCTCGACGAGAACGGCAAGCCGCTCGATATTCTTGATGCGGACATCGAAATCAACGTTCGCCCGACCGGCAAGAAGATGCGCGGTATCAAGGCGCTTTCCGGTGGTGAACACGCACTTACCGCAACGGCTCTGCTGTTTGCTATCTATATGGAAAAACCGTCTCCGTACTGCGTGCTGGACGAAGTCGACGGTCCGCTTGATGACGCTAACGTGGGCCGCTTCATGGCGCTGCTCCGCGAATTCAGCAAGCAGACCTTGTTCATCGTGGTGACGCACAACAAGCGTACCATGGCCGAAGCCGACATGCTCTACGGCGTGACCCAGGAAATCAAGGGTATTTCCCGCATCGCCAGCGTGCAGCTCGCCGACGCTACCAAGTTCGCGATATAA
- the proB gene encoding glutamate 5-kinase — protein sequence MSELRKNILDEARRIVVKIGSRILVDSDKGGVRTRYIQKLADSVARLMEAGKEVVIVTSGAVGTGMAELGYKQKPTVIAEKQACAAVGQIDLMYTYREMFRWVQLSVGQILLSADDFRDRARYKNLQNTIKAMLARKIVPIINENDSLAVAEIKVGDNDKLSSDVALFLDADLLLIFTDEDGLFDDNPKKNPNARLLRFVPEITPAVLALAGKPGEAGSAVSTGGMRSKLEAIRNVTKSGANAFLANGMKVLPHQVIFENANGTLFAGSKKKLNSRQRWLSFITTPRGSVVVDEGGANALRKKHSSLLPVGVIAVHKHFDKGDLIEVLDEQKNPVARGVAGFDSETLKLVLRKKTAQVHEILGENVPDELIHKNDLVVF from the coding sequence ATGAGTGAATTACGTAAGAACATCCTAGACGAAGCGCGCCGCATTGTGGTGAAGATTGGCTCGCGTATTTTGGTGGATTCCGACAAGGGCGGCGTGCGTACCCGCTATATCCAGAAACTCGCCGACTCCGTTGCCCGCCTCATGGAAGCGGGGAAGGAAGTCGTGATTGTGACAAGCGGTGCCGTGGGTACGGGCATGGCGGAACTCGGCTACAAGCAGAAGCCTACCGTGATTGCCGAGAAGCAGGCCTGCGCTGCCGTGGGCCAGATCGACCTCATGTACACCTACCGCGAGATGTTCCGCTGGGTGCAGCTCTCGGTGGGCCAGATTCTCCTTTCGGCAGACGACTTCCGTGACCGCGCCCGCTACAAGAACCTGCAGAACACCATCAAGGCGATGCTCGCGCGTAAGATTGTCCCCATCATCAACGAGAACGACTCGCTTGCGGTTGCAGAAATCAAGGTGGGCGACAACGATAAGCTTTCGAGCGACGTGGCGCTCTTCCTGGATGCCGACCTGCTGTTGATTTTCACGGATGAGGACGGCCTGTTCGATGACAACCCGAAGAAGAATCCCAATGCTCGCCTGTTGCGCTTTGTGCCCGAGATTACGCCCGCGGTGCTCGCGCTTGCGGGGAAGCCCGGCGAGGCGGGTTCTGCGGTAAGTACCGGCGGGATGCGCAGCAAGCTGGAGGCCATCCGGAACGTTACGAAGAGCGGGGCGAACGCCTTCCTCGCAAACGGCATGAAGGTCTTGCCGCACCAGGTGATTTTCGAGAACGCGAACGGCACGCTGTTTGCGGGCTCCAAGAAGAAGTTGAACAGTCGCCAGCGCTGGCTGAGCTTCATTACCACGCCGCGCGGGAGCGTCGTCGTGGATGAGGGGGGCGCGAACGCCCTCCGGAAAAAGCACTCGAGCCTGTTGCCCGTTGGGGTAATCGCCGTGCACAAGCATTTCGACAAGGGCGACCTCATCGAAGTGCTCGACGAGCAGAAGAATCCGGTGGCCCGCGGGGTGGCGGGTTTCGACAGCGAAACCCTGAAGCTTGTGCTGCGCAAGAAAACGGCGCAGGTTCACGAGATTCTCGGCGAAAACGTGCCCGATGAACTTATCCACAAGAACGACCTGGTTGTTTTTTAA